The genomic interval ATATGCAGCCATGACTTGATCCCTCGAAATTTTTTTGTCATGGGAAGTTGGGATCAGCCGCCGTTTGACCAAATAAACCTAAAGCCGTGCCTCAAGAAGCAGAGTCTTGGACGCTTGGGtcttgatgccttttaaagaaaccGACCACTTAGTGCTTGGTTGCGTTAATACTCGCAGTGCATTTTCCATGTGCTCTtcagtgggatcatcaatgattttgttgccCAGTGCATCCGAGTTATCCTTCATCTGGTACaattcattgatgtcccttgcgctgaaagacaccatttgcccttttatggtcaccacatccttggTGCCATATAGCCGTCTGTGGTAGAAGTCCCTCACTACCTTTGGAATGAAAATGTGGCACTAGCAAAACGTGTCCTATTCATGCTCTACGATCACACTCGTGATCAGGTCTGGTAGTGGCATTGGCACAGGGAAAAAGCCCATCTCCATCAACAAGTCAtcgttctctttctttcttgatggaCGCACCTTTGCCAACGCGGGCTTGCTGTTCTCTGCAACTGCTTTGCCCTTTCCTTTGGCCAATGCAAGGCGAGATTGTtgcctttgtttcttttctcgcgccttgcgttgttcctccttTTCTCGCTCTGCAAgtgtttttcctttcttctttcttaagcGTTGCCTGTTTGCTTggtgcttcttctccttctcttctttctgcttttcctcttcttctgccttctttttcttttcttcttcttcctcttccctcTCTTCTGTTTCAAACTCTCTCTCAAACTGCTCGAAGGCCAGTAAAAGGTGTTGTTCCTCTTCGAGCCTTTTTATCTCCTCGATTCTCGATATTTCATTATTGCGGCGCACCTACTCATCTTGTAGTCTTCTCTTTCGATTAAcctctgcgatgatgagttgtgCTCGcgccattttttcctttttctcttcctctcctCCTTTTCTAATGCGTCAATCAAAATTGGCGGGCCACTGgtgacccttgcggcgcattctccttgcaACGCCGCATAAGGAGGTAacatcttctccttcttcttcttcttcagttgCAACCGTTTGCGTTATTTCAGATTGCGTTATTTGTCTAAGTTGCACTGATTCACCCTTGTCCTCCCTTATGGAGGTCGATTTTCCATCCTTTTCTAGGCTTATAACCCTCTTCTTTCTTCAGGCGCCTTTCCTCACGCCTGCGCTCTTTTCTCTCACTTTTTTCTTGCTTCTTCTTTAActtggcctcttcatcttcttcatcctccttctctttgattttcttctcTGCTTTGCGATGATGGGATGGCTCACCTTTTCCAATCTTCTTTCctttgctcttcttcttcttcttcttcttctcttcagccTCTTCAAGTTGCTTCTCTGCCGCGACTTCCTCCAATGCGACTCTGATGGGTCCTTCATAGGATTCTACTTGCgtagtttccttaggatccattATGACCAGAGTGCTTCTCCTTGTCTCCTCTTCCACCACTTTCTCTGTCTCCTCCACCATCACCTCCTCCGTAAGCAGTGGTTGGTACATAACCCCAGCCTCGGGTAAACCTCCTTCTTTCTCTAGGTTACTCAGAATGCTCCCAAACACCTCCTTGTCATCTTGCCTCTTCTTCTCACTTTCAGTGGAGACTGCTGGTGTTGGGAGTGGGGTGCTCTCAGAACTTTTCCCCATTTTGAATACGACTGGCCTGACTGCTAGAGGGTTTCATCGGGGTCTTCCGACAATTTGAGGAATGGTGTATGGTTAGGCAGCGAGACGGCGACTGGTAGCAAGAAATGCTGTCTCTCGCATGGAAATTTGGGCTGATGAAGGTGTTGGAGGTGAAGCGAAAGGCTGGGAAGTTTGGTCTGCCATTGATTCTTGAGTGAAAAGAAACTGGAAAATTGGTAAGGTTATAGAAAGAAGAAAGCTCGGTATGCAAAGGcgattttagggtttttttttgcaaaatgaagcaAGTAGACAACctaagacctgtctcttatacacatctagatgtgtataagagacaggccttgGAAGCTGAAGCGATTAGACTTATCAgcttgcaaaaagaattttctttggaGTTTTATTCGAATGGGCGCAAGGTAAGGAATTACGCAATGaattcatcaacgcaaatgcatttttgcagaggacgggcaacaacacatgtatccccgcaacacaccctttAACTAAATGCATTTGTGTAGGATCaggcgcacggtatttctaccagcacaacactacctcaacattgtgcatttttgctaaggacgggcaaagaacacatacgagcgcaatacacccctcaacgcaatgcatttgaattggatgaacgcaaagtgtatcttgcgatacaagatgcacccattaATGCAATGCATATCGGATGTTGATTATTTTTGTCACACCTCGCcctagaccaccctcttagcctaaaGAAGGGTgtgactgtagcagttatcaatcctttggctgacacttatTGCGTTataactcttgcagaataactctgataccaaaatataatttatatacagcggaatgtctttaggccaaaaatttattaatttagaaacataacaaatttagagtcattacaacactagatttacaagtcccaaaactcaaaaactttagtctctatatgaacaacagtaacatgtgtacaatattaacagaaaccacctaaacagacggtttacaaatctctttgtcctttagtggcagagcagatgcagagctatcttcagaggatttgactgcTACCTGTAGGGGGGggggaagaaaacatttgaaaacggggtgcgcttgcgcccagtgagtgacttaagaaagataattgattctcacgcaaaatctcaataaagagtttaactgaaatataagcttctataGTACTTGTActatagtataaacattttccaagcatgaaacatataaagctattttaaacaaaaacagtaaaactgtttctcagttGAGGATAACCCTACTATGgataaaaacaatcccaacaccaactacttgtcaagagagaacccttttgcttaatctctgactctacctacgtgcacgtggccatactaagtaccgtcataccttaggtacttctattcagataccttctcaaacgtccttcagtatctggttggtttggtaccttctcaaacatctttcagtaccaatagatatcTTCTCAAAGTCGttcggtatctagttgggcggataccttctcaaatgtccttaggtatcgcgttttaagtaaaactagtcataaatgactttctctctttaaagcatgtaaagtataacacatataaaaacattgctttaaaggtactaatgcatgctgagtatattaaacacatataaatcgcttttcaacaatttctcatacatgcatgcgtttaaaacataactcatggtttgcttggaaatcactttgtaaaactagctggcatgagaataattttctttaaaacatgctttctataacacgttgtaatcaaacattgtAAGAAAATGTATTGGTCAAAatgttttagccactcaccttgattgcttaggagcttttcactttagtagctcccttttcttcctcgggctcctttttcacccctagaatccagattcaacttacagcttagattactcatagttctggaccttattttgaaatacttccttctacaaacatattataaaatgtcttaggaagctTTCCCTAAAATTtggaactcctcgtggtttagCCAGAATcatagaatcttcaagactggcccaaactGATCCGATAGCCTGACctttctgtcttcttctcagtttccagcccgatcccttcgagCTTTTCCTCCGACAGCCTTATCTTGAAATCTAGACTCTCAGAGATTTTAGGTGGCTtttgaatcactccaaacgtgcgagtaaattgggagaactcctcgtccaaAATATGCtactttccagacttcactgtccaatgcatccTCTTTGAAATACTATGACCAACACATGGattttggctccaacgcaaggttttcTCAACTTTACCACTCTTTTTAtggtatttttgaattttgatctaaaaatgaagtctcttggctctatttataggcatccaaaccttctccagatttgacaccacctacttggctgcatggccaagtgtctcatTTTCACCCCATCAACGCAATTCTGTGATCCACGCAAGCTAAGTTTCTTCATCCCATGTTGCCAACGCATGAGCCTCCAAtttgatgccaccacctcacaTTCTTatggcttaaggctttcctcccaagaagacacatgtttTTTATGATGTTCTCCTGATGAACTCATCctttgtatgcgtccaactcttggatgttcaacgcatagtccatactcaatgcatagccatcaccaacgcatagcaagccaattcattATCATTACAATACAACTTAGCCATCGCCAcgagctaaccatcaccaatgcatagggtgaccgtccaccctcaacgcatggctcactaggtagcattgcacgacttgcttggcatgggcgcatggtgctggccaccaacgcataggcgtACTGCATAGGCTGGCCACTCGACGCATGAGCGCGCTGCATAGGCTGgttgctcgatgcatgggtGTGCGACATAGGCTGGTCATCGCTCGCTCGCTTGGccgcatgggctgcgcgcttgGTTGCATGGCAGGGCACCTCGACGCACGGGTATGGCCGCTCAGCAAGGTGCTCAACGCATGTGTGTGGCAGCTCGATGCATTGGTAGGGCGTCTGGCCGAGGTTGCTCGATGCATGGATAGGGCATCTGatcgaggctgctcgacgcatggctggccgctcgacgcattggGCAAAGGcactggccgaggctgctcgacgcatgggctgccttCCAACGTATGCCTTGTctacccctgtctcttatacacatctagatgtgtataagagacagtagcTGTACGCTCGACGCATTGGGCAAAGGcactggccgaggctgctcgacgcatgggctgccttCCAACGTATGCCTTGTCTACCCTTTTGCCTTCCAACGCGTCATctccatttttccttcttcagccgcatgccatcATCAAcacacccttccaacgcattggtcccttccaacgcatcccacacaaaattctatacttagccaaattttccaaaatttccccaagagttaaacttccaaatttcctattttcttcaaatctccactcttttctctaccattacacactagtttccacatcaacctactcaccacactagtcttagtagggaacatactcaagtagagaaattaggattcggggttcacagttttattattatttttatttgtttttatttttatttttatattattattattattattattattattattattattattatttcatcaatgcaagcCATAAAGGCCTTGCGGTAGTCATTTTCCTCTTATTCAACAATCATTCACCAAGTTAAAGAATAACGCATTAAAtacagaaaagttaaaagaattaaagaaagcatagaaataaatgcaagagagttaattgaagaataaattcataaagtcataaAAGCAGATTTAAAGACGcaataaatgacaaagttcaaaaacaataaagacaGGAATTTAGAAAGCGTTTAAACATAGATTTGAGATATGAACCGGAAAATAGTGTTCTCTGATTAGCGCAATCCACATCTCTGCAGGAAGTCCAGCTTGCCTACCCAATATCTTCAGGGAAATTGCTCGTTTTCATGAGATCCGGGGGCTTCAGAGTTGCTGGGCAACGTTCTAGGGTCTTTATTTCTAAGTTCAGAAGCCAGCTGCCTCACttgaatctccaaatttcttattgAAGACGCCTGCGTCTGCATCattgcatcatttttatccatgtacTGCTTGAGTAGGGCATCCAATGATCTTCCAGAGGTGTTTGAAGTTGAGGGTTGTTGGTTTTGCGATTGCCTTTCTTGACCGTGATTAGAAttatggtgaaaaggaggaGGGTTTCCCCGATTCCCTGAATTGCCACCCTGATGGTTGCTTGGCCCACCTTGGTTTTGattccctccccaaccgaagttaggatggttccTCCAACCAGGATTATATGTGTTACTGAAGGGGTTATTCTGGATGTCGCATACTTGCTGGACGTTCGATGGGCACATGTCTGCCGCATGGGCCTCTCTACAATTAACGCAACTAATTGCGACCACTTGAGTTGACGCAGTGGGTTGCGCTGTTTGTTGGGAGATGGCTTCTTGATTGATTGCCATCAATTGGAGGATTGAGGTTACTGTGGCCATCTGAGCGGCCAGTGTGTTCATTGTCTCTGCAGGGACAATGGCagtttcatttcttctttctgcAAAGCCTCTTCCTTCGTATCCATCATCGACCTAGTCATTTATGTTCTGCgagatgcggtcaaggatgaccttggcctcagtatacgtcttatccataaaacctcctgctgCGGAGGTGTCAGCAATAGCCTGCGTTGATCTGTTTAGGCCATTATAGAATGTCTCCATCAGGATGCAATTGGGTATCCCGATATACGGGCAGTTCTTCACTAGTCtcctaaatcgcacccaggcaaTGCTCAAGGTCTCATTGTCCATTTGTTCaaagttcagcacatccttccGTCGCCTTGCGTTGCCAGAGGGAAGAACTTTTTCATGAACCGTTGAACCACCTGATTCCATGAAgtaatctcatttggctccagtgagtgagcccacctcttggcttcatccctcaaggtgtaagggaagagaTATACTTTAATATCCTTAGGGGTAATTCCAAGAAGTTGCCGTATCTTGACAAAGCTGGTcaggtgggcatgtgggtcttcaccttgcagacccttAAATTGCACTGCATTCtggatcatttggagcatgaccggCTTGATCTCGAATCTCGCGTTCTCCTCGACCATCGGCCTTGAAATCCCAGGCAAGAAATCGTACAAATTGAGtgccgcatagttcctcatgggaatgttgTGGCCAGCAGCAAGGAAAACTGGATCTTGTGCTGGCCGTACTGCCCCTTGATTTCTTGCGGGAGCCACattgtcattattattatcTGTCATGTTGGCTGCTTTCTTTCGCCTCGCTCGGTTCTAGCGTGCCCTAGCGCGAAATGTAcgctcaatctctgggtcagcttcaAATTCTGGTTCAgtcccagtactcataaactgtcagacTACTCTCCGCGTCGAATAGCcaatacaaagagatctgtcctgcaaaatattacaaacatactcaacaataaccgttaccaatccctggcaacggtgccataaacttgtaacgcaaatttatatctttaagcatgtgggcaaatatgaatgtgaatgaatgaacaagtccatgtccccagcaacggcgccataaacttgtaacgtaGAAGAATGAATGTGTTGatgatgatatgcgatactacttctagatgtatgcgttattaatgaaatgcttgtagtatgctatgcgttgtcacaagtttccttacgttgaaaccaagtataatttcaccacaaATTTCTCGAAGTGAtccaaggtcaaacacagggattgcgtagttaatgtgttacatttgtgatatatgcgaccgtgggtttttcaattaataaaagattggtttatacagatatttaaaattgcagtaaagtaaaatatgcggtaaagtaaagttgcgatgACTAAATAAAAgtgcataaaagtaaacctaagttaatatgatacaagatacaaggtACTGATACATAATACCGagattgagactgactgtgaagattatacaaagggtcgtgttatgcggtggcaagtctttatgaatgcgacagaaatagaaagggtaattactataaacatcgcaagttcattaattacgttaaagatataactacggttttgctttcccttggcgtacacctctcggtgattggcatgttcccacatctctatggtgaaacagggatgaacgtaatgaacgcaaggttgctttcatctctggaagtacttctcgctttagtcaacgcattcttctaaccttctctcgacaggtagaatgacatcttcacttctattctcacaggtgaagatgccgtctagcatgctttagctaaacatttttatttctttaacacatattaatttacttgtttaattcattctaattaccaagggattaagaaaacatcatggagaaagcgattagtggaggaacggaaatagacagaaagatggagatgaaaatgatcatgacattcaatactaatatttagcgtctgatacatgatgggaatgatagagattaagaagatgaatacaattgatgataagagatagaaacaaatacggaaaagtgccaacatcttgacacagatctggatagtggatttgcttgccggaAAATGaagtgaatggaaggaagagcttccctctcagtcTTGCTCGTCCGGTAGGAGTGACCTTGCTACAAagcttcacggtggggattgaaaggatttactctgagactcacctctcggccttgtctcttaaatcttcctaGATCTTCTCCGATTAGAACttagaccagtctctctctcaatatataaatatcaaaatatgcccgtatcaagtatattttccaatAAACTTTCAGAGGCTATtcataggctcagctttgactctctaacttgtgaaccccacttattgttatggtaattccgaagatggtggaatgaatattccttctgttacgcgatcaatcccgtcagaaatgcacaacggtcagctgtacacgtgttTGAATCCTCCATAATTGCgctgctcttttgcatcttcgatcgtttgcccacatgcggtgttgtttttgactaccgcatgcggttgaagttgcgttaatcacttagctcttgatcgattgttgcatgcgccgtcattgtattgattgtctattcatttctgaatgattggCACAAtacgacgtagatgcattgttctttttctcttgagccatgaacgcatacggtgacttgattttctacaaaacagacttgaaacatCATTTTCTACCATTGCGATGGTGTCAGTGGGtatattgacgacaatttatcattattgcatttcttagctaatttctctacaattgatgcaactttcctttcttttggccgcaatatctaaataaagtaggataaataacttgtatttctacaagttattagaGGTCCAATTTAGGTGATTCAAATTGCGCTGGAATCGTTGTCCCGAGCTCTATGCAATGGACACTTCAAAACACTGAAATTAGTAATAAGTAAAAgcaggtttgttatcatcaaaatgttgattaattaattaattaacattaattaacattaattaatttgggTTAAGggtcaaaaagccaacaatcacATCCTTTGTCCTAGTAAAGCGGACATACCATAAGGATGAATTCCGTCTTCTTCAGAGAAAGTCACCATCTCCCCTAGACGTTAAGACTACCTTCCTGAATgataatcttaaggagaccatttatatgcagAAACTTGAAGGATTTgtaatccaaggtcaagagtaaaaggtttgcaagcttaatcggtccactTATGAATCAAAACAAGCTTCTTGATCTTATAAGGTTTAATAAtccgataaaatcttatggctttgattaaaatgttaacgagccttgtgtttacaagaaaatcattgatagttcagtagctttcttagtgttgtatgaagatgatatcctactcattggcaatgatgtaggtctac from Benincasa hispida cultivar B227 chromosome 10, ASM972705v1, whole genome shotgun sequence carries:
- the LOC120089120 gene encoding translation initiation factor IF-2-like, encoding MGKSSESTPLPTPAVSTESEKKRQDDKEVFGSILSNLEKEGGLPEAGVMYQPLLTEEVMVEETEKVVEEETRRSTLVIMDPKETTQVESYEGPIRVALEEVAAEKQLEEAEEKKKKKKKSKGKKIGKGEPSHHRKAEKKIKEKEDEEDEEAKLKKKQEKSERKERRREERRLKKEEGYKPRKGWKIDLHKGGQG